In one window of Pseudoalteromonas sp. GCY DNA:
- a CDS encoding sulfite exporter TauE/SafE family protein yields the protein MSELILLFVYCALLGSVVGFLAGLLGIGGGLVIVPVLSSILLYFNVLPPEQVVIAAVATSLASILFTSTSSAIAHHKNGNVPWDLAPWIMTGVALGALISGFLAALLPENAVRIVFAVSVVLIAIKMFYSSKNESTTQRQLPNKGILTVLTTITGGLSAMIGIGGGALLVPLLTFFSLDMKKAIGCASACGIVIALFGSVGYISSGSAHFALSDGFAGFVYLPALLGIVCTSWFTAPMGAKATHHLPVATIKKVFAVLLLVMAVNMAVN from the coding sequence ATGAGTGAGTTGATATTGTTGTTTGTGTATTGTGCACTACTCGGTAGTGTTGTCGGTTTTTTAGCCGGGTTGTTAGGTATTGGCGGTGGGCTGGTTATTGTTCCGGTGCTTAGCAGTATTTTACTGTACTTTAACGTGTTACCACCGGAGCAAGTGGTCATAGCCGCCGTAGCGACATCGCTGGCATCCATTTTATTTACTTCTACCTCATCGGCAATCGCGCATCATAAAAATGGCAATGTACCGTGGGATTTAGCGCCGTGGATAATGACGGGCGTTGCACTAGGCGCGCTTATCAGTGGTTTTTTGGCAGCGCTATTACCCGAAAACGCAGTGCGCATCGTATTTGCAGTAAGCGTGGTATTGATAGCAATTAAAATGTTTTATAGCAGCAAAAATGAGAGCACAACCCAAAGGCAGTTGCCGAATAAAGGCATACTCACGGTATTAACGACGATCACTGGTGGTTTATCCGCCATGATAGGCATTGGCGGTGGAGCGCTTTTGGTACCGCTGTTGACGTTTTTCTCTCTTGATATGAAAAAGGCCATAGGATGCGCTTCTGCATGTGGCATTGTTATCGCGCTTTTTGGTTCCGTTGGCTACATTAGCTCGGGCAGTGCGCACTTTGCACTTTCGGATGGTTTCGCCGGATTTGTGTATTTGCCAGCCCTGTTAGGGATTGTGTGCACGTCTTGGTTTACCGCTCCAATGGGGGCTAAAGCCACGCATCACTTGCCTGTTGCCACGATTAAAAAAGTATTTGCGGTGCTGCTGTTAGTGATGGCTGTGAATATGGCGGTGAATTAA